A single Sutterella megalosphaeroides DNA region contains:
- a CDS encoding cell division protein ZapA — MSEVTVSIFSHNYRLAVSTGEEELIKNCAEIVDKQMEAMRAGGRVLAADQIAVLSALEIVYNAKKSEEAATQAVNAARTEGDSARADIAAVRSEADALRAELESARAAAAAAQAELETLRVTAEAQPFVRPLQQEPIPQAAPSIPNEAEIVARIQELSRMCEEAIFQDTKLGSLF, encoded by the coding sequence ATGTCGGAAGTCACCGTCTCGATCTTCAGCCACAACTACCGGCTCGCCGTCAGCACCGGCGAAGAAGAGCTCATCAAGAACTGCGCCGAAATCGTCGACAAGCAAATGGAGGCGATGCGCGCGGGCGGGCGCGTGCTCGCCGCCGATCAGATCGCCGTTCTTTCGGCACTTGAGATCGTCTACAACGCCAAGAAATCGGAAGAGGCCGCAACGCAAGCAGTGAACGCCGCCCGAACGGAGGGCGACTCGGCCCGTGCCGACATCGCCGCCGTCCGGTCGGAAGCCGACGCGCTGCGCGCCGAACTCGAGTCCGCTCGTGCCGCGGCGGCGGCCGCACAGGCCGAACTCGAAACCCTCCGTGTGACCGCGGAAGCTCAGCCCTTCGTGCGCCCCCTGCAGCAGGAGCCGATTCCGCAGGCCGCCCCCTCGATTCCCAACGAAGCCGAGATCGTTGCCCGAATTCAAGAGCTCTCCCGAATGTGCGAGGAGGCGATTTTCCAGGATACGAAGCTCGGTTCGCTCTTCTAA
- a CDS encoding outer membrane protein assembly factor BamE, with protein sequence MFTRQLLLAVAGLATAASLTGCYTMADAWENPNDYVPYYLRPYKADVHQGNLVTSDMVLQLEKGMSDAQVQFLLGVPLVRDQFHPNRWDYVYFLQRGNGDRQLRRLTVFFDEERRLDHWISDPMPNEEQADQLILGNIDTFVPEAPKAQTEENAPADAASTPAP encoded by the coding sequence ATGTTCACTAGACAGCTTCTTCTTGCCGTCGCCGGCCTTGCGACGGCGGCATCTCTGACCGGTTGCTACACGATGGCGGACGCCTGGGAAAATCCCAATGACTATGTTCCCTACTACCTTCGACCGTACAAGGCCGACGTGCATCAAGGCAACCTCGTGACGAGCGACATGGTGCTCCAGCTCGAAAAGGGCATGAGCGACGCGCAGGTGCAGTTCCTGCTCGGCGTTCCGCTCGTGCGCGACCAGTTCCACCCGAACCGCTGGGACTACGTGTATTTCCTCCAGCGCGGGAACGGCGATCGCCAGCTTCGTCGCCTGACGGTCTTCTTCGACGAAGAGCGCCGACTCGACCACTGGATCTCGGACCCGATGCCGAACGAAGAGCAGGCCGACCAGCTGATTCTCGGCAACATCGATACGTTCGTCCCCGAGGCGCCCAAGGCGCAGACCGAAGAGAACGCTCCGGCCGACGCCGCCTCGACCCCCGCTCCCTGA
- the fur gene encoding ferric iron uptake transcriptional regulator — protein MHEVSRNQTNDLKTMGLKVTVPRLKILDLFQRLAQNEQVEKRHLSAEEVYKLLLNDDCDIGLATVYRVLTQFESAGILVRHHFDEGRATYELQEGHHHDHIVCVRCGKLEEFVDPAIEQAQRVVAGRLGYELTDHSLVLYGVCSECRKAREKEDVGV, from the coding sequence GTGCACGAAGTGTCTCGAAATCAAACCAACGACCTGAAGACCATGGGCCTCAAGGTCACGGTGCCTCGTCTGAAGATCCTCGACCTCTTCCAGAGGCTCGCCCAGAACGAGCAGGTCGAAAAGCGCCACCTGTCGGCCGAAGAAGTGTACAAGCTCCTTCTGAACGACGACTGCGACATCGGCCTCGCGACCGTGTACCGCGTGCTGACGCAGTTTGAAAGCGCCGGCATCCTGGTGCGCCACCACTTCGACGAAGGTCGTGCGACGTACGAGCTTCAGGAAGGTCATCACCACGATCATATCGTCTGCGTTCGTTGCGGCAAGCTCGAAGAGTTCGTGGACCCTGCGATCGAACAGGCGCAGCGGGTCGTCGCGGGACGCCTCGGCTACGAGCTTACCGATCATTCGCTCGTTCTCTACGGGGTGTGCAGCGAGTGCCGCAAAGCTCGGGAGAAAGAGGACGTCGGCGTTTGA
- the rnhA gene encoding ribonuclease HI: MSTTKLEIWTDGACKQNPGVGGWGALLVWGEHRLEIYGGERLTTNNQMELTAVISALSALKRPCPIILHTDSSYVKNGITQWVHGWKRNGWRTADKKPVKNVELWQRLDALASRFEIEWRWVKGHNGDPGNEKADELANLGVEVALGKRPAPTF; encoded by the coding sequence ATGAGCACCACCAAACTCGAAATCTGGACCGACGGCGCCTGCAAACAAAACCCCGGCGTGGGCGGTTGGGGCGCCTTGCTCGTCTGGGGCGAACACAGGCTTGAGATCTACGGGGGCGAACGTCTGACGACCAACAACCAAATGGAGCTTACCGCCGTCATCTCGGCGCTCTCCGCCCTGAAGCGCCCCTGTCCGATCATCCTGCACACGGACAGCTCCTACGTGAAAAACGGCATTACGCAGTGGGTGCACGGTTGGAAGCGCAACGGTTGGCGCACGGCCGACAAGAAGCCCGTGAAAAACGTCGAACTCTGGCAGCGCCTCGACGCGCTGGCCTCCCGCTTCGAGATCGAGTGGCGTTGGGTGAAGGGGCACAACGGCGACCCTGGCAACGAAAAGGCGGACGAACTCGCCAACCTGGGCGTGGAAGTCGCTCTGGGCAAGCGCCCCGCGCCGACGTTCTGA
- a CDS encoding class I SAM-dependent methyltransferase — MHTRLSFDDFLATPPGERLREWEASQFDELVADVFGVAALQIGAPQLDTLRSNRIQGQWILLEEKDSLFGLRPELHALRGEPEALPVAAESLDLVTLPHTLDFAEHPQQVLRDAVRALAPEGRLVLTAFNALGAWWLKERMTAAFGGKAYLPTRLQPISLGRLKDWLALLGMEVDRGRFGIYSPGVRSSAALRRWAWLDKAGDRWAPQFSNLILLSAVKRQPGTRLIDCATRPLSERRPVSTFPVASSHRRSPEA, encoded by the coding sequence ATGCACACCCGACTTTCCTTCGACGACTTTCTCGCCACCCCGCCCGGGGAGCGACTCCGCGAATGGGAAGCATCGCAGTTCGACGAACTCGTGGCGGACGTCTTCGGCGTGGCCGCACTGCAAATCGGCGCCCCGCAGCTCGATACGCTCCGCTCCAACCGCATTCAGGGCCAGTGGATTCTGCTTGAGGAAAAGGATTCGCTCTTCGGGCTTCGCCCGGAGCTACACGCGCTCCGGGGCGAGCCCGAAGCGTTGCCCGTTGCCGCGGAGTCGCTCGACCTCGTCACGCTCCCGCATACGCTCGACTTCGCCGAGCACCCCCAGCAAGTGCTGAGAGACGCGGTGCGCGCCCTGGCGCCCGAAGGGCGCCTCGTTCTCACCGCCTTCAACGCGCTCGGGGCGTGGTGGCTCAAGGAGCGGATGACGGCCGCCTTCGGCGGCAAAGCCTATCTGCCGACGCGCCTCCAACCGATTTCGCTCGGGCGACTCAAGGATTGGCTCGCGCTCCTCGGCATGGAGGTCGACCGGGGGCGCTTCGGGATCTACAGTCCGGGAGTTCGCTCCTCCGCGGCGCTTCGCCGATGGGCCTGGCTCGACAAGGCGGGCGACCGTTGGGCCCCGCAGTTTTCCAACCTGATTCTTCTTTCCGCCGTCAAACGGCAGCCGGGCACGCGCCTCATCGACTGCGCGACGCGACCGCTCTCCGAGAGACGACCCGTATCGACCTTCCCGGTTGCATCCTCGCACCGTCGGTCTCCCGAAGCCTGA
- a CDS encoding LysM peptidoglycan-binding domain-containing protein: MPNDVWERIRRGYRMPELDSPLVDRWVTYYTKDPAYIRRMTSRAGQYLYHIVEDVEARNMPTELALLPFVESAFQPEALSRVKAAGLWQFMPATGNDYALAQNLWRDDRQDVLESTRAALDYFNYLHGLFNDWQLALAAYNWGEGSVQRAIARAKRSGKPTDYAHLRMPKETANYVPKLMAIKRIISNPERYGIELPDVGNEPFFIRITKPRDIDVKTAAELAGMPLNEFRALNPSYKLPVIVAAHNNVMLLPADKVDYFIDNLASWMDSGQPLSRWSTYRLKEGETLAAVAAQSGMTESELRKVNGIPEGRRVLPNSTLLVLAGADEQVDISAEEADARLRLSPLTTWRRVTYRVRSGDTLTSIARRWHITTKSIVTANRLRSDRLRAGQRLVLTVPNVQRASIPATSSGSASGRHVIHTVRSGDTLDAIARRYGVTVASLRMTNRLEGNIIRAGQRLRIPGAATESDTVIYTVKSGDTLSTVAERYRVSVTKLKRANRLTSNMLRVGDRLEIPSADRVERNVKPAPETRVHVVRSGDTLSEIGERYGVSVSKLRSANGLRGNNLRIGQRLVIPATASKVNKAQTVRQATTYRVRSGDTLIAIARRHHTTVSALQRANGLKGSALRVGQELRIP, translated from the coding sequence ATGCCCAACGACGTGTGGGAGCGTATTCGGCGCGGCTACCGCATGCCAGAACTCGATTCGCCGCTCGTAGACCGGTGGGTGACCTACTACACGAAGGACCCCGCGTACATCCGGCGGATGACTTCGCGTGCGGGGCAGTACCTCTACCACATCGTCGAAGACGTCGAAGCACGCAACATGCCGACGGAGCTTGCGCTCTTGCCCTTCGTCGAAAGCGCCTTTCAGCCCGAAGCGCTCTCGCGCGTGAAGGCGGCGGGGCTCTGGCAGTTCATGCCCGCCACGGGGAACGATTACGCGCTCGCGCAGAACCTTTGGCGCGACGACCGTCAGGACGTTCTGGAAAGCACTCGAGCGGCGCTCGACTACTTCAATTACCTCCACGGCCTCTTCAACGATTGGCAATTGGCGCTTGCGGCCTACAACTGGGGCGAAGGGAGCGTTCAACGGGCGATCGCCCGCGCGAAGCGCAGCGGCAAGCCCACCGATTACGCGCATCTGCGCATGCCGAAGGAAACGGCCAACTACGTGCCGAAACTCATGGCGATCAAGCGGATCATTTCGAATCCGGAGCGCTACGGGATCGAGTTGCCGGACGTCGGGAACGAACCCTTCTTCATTCGCATCACCAAGCCGCGCGACATCGACGTGAAGACCGCCGCGGAGCTTGCGGGCATGCCGCTCAACGAATTCCGCGCTCTGAACCCGAGCTACAAGCTTCCGGTGATCGTGGCCGCGCACAACAACGTGATGCTCCTGCCCGCCGACAAGGTGGACTACTTCATCGACAACCTCGCGAGCTGGATGGACAGCGGTCAACCCCTTTCGCGCTGGTCGACCTATCGACTCAAAGAAGGTGAAACGCTTGCCGCCGTCGCGGCGCAAAGCGGCATGACGGAGTCGGAACTTCGCAAGGTGAACGGCATTCCCGAAGGGCGGCGCGTTCTTCCCAATTCGACGCTGCTCGTTCTCGCGGGAGCCGACGAACAGGTGGACATTTCGGCCGAAGAAGCGGACGCGCGCCTGCGACTTTCGCCCCTTACGACGTGGCGTCGCGTGACGTACCGCGTCCGAAGCGGCGACACGCTCACCTCCATCGCCCGCCGCTGGCATATCACGACGAAGTCGATCGTAACGGCCAACCGCCTGCGCTCCGACCGCCTGCGGGCGGGGCAACGTCTGGTGCTCACGGTGCCGAACGTGCAGCGTGCGTCCATTCCGGCGACCTCTTCGGGAAGCGCCTCGGGGCGTCACGTCATCCACACGGTTCGCTCGGGCGACACCCTCGACGCGATCGCCCGTCGCTACGGCGTTACGGTGGCGAGTCTGCGCATGACGAATCGCCTGGAAGGCAATATCATCCGCGCGGGGCAGCGTCTGCGCATTCCGGGCGCGGCGACGGAGTCCGATACGGTGATCTACACCGTGAAGTCGGGCGACACGCTCTCGACCGTCGCCGAACGCTACCGCGTGAGCGTGACGAAGCTGAAGCGCGCCAACCGCCTCACCTCGAACATGCTTCGTGTAGGCGACCGTCTCGAGATCCCGAGCGCGGACCGGGTCGAGCGCAACGTGAAGCCAGCCCCCGAAACCCGCGTCCACGTGGTGCGCTCGGGCGACACGCTCTCCGAGATCGGCGAACGTTACGGCGTGAGCGTCTCGAAGCTTCGCTCGGCGAACGGTCTTCGCGGCAACAACTTGCGTATCGGGCAGCGCCTCGTCATTCCCGCCACTGCTTCCAAGGTGAACAAAGCTCAGACGGTGCGCCAGGCTACGACCTATCGCGTGCGTTCGGGCGATACGCTGATCGCCATCGCGCGGCGTCACCACACGACCGTCTCCGCTTTGCAACGCGCGAACGGTCTCAAGGGTTCGGCCCTGCGCGTCGGGCAGGAACTTCGCATTCCCTGA
- the fabI gene encoding enoyl-ACP reductase FabI, whose protein sequence is MGFLTGKKLLITGVISNRSIAYGIAEACRREGAELAFTYVGERFRDRVAAFAEEFGSSICLPMDVSSDEEIAAVAEELKNRWGGLDGVVHSIGFAPREAIAGDFLDGLSRDAFKTAMDISAYSFPALAKACLPLMEGRNASVLTLTYLGSERVVPNYNTMGLAKAALEASTRYLASSLGPKGIRANAISAGPIKTLAASGIQDFSKLLHIMEETAPLGRTVTIQEVGNTAAFLLSDLASGITGDIIYVDAGFHAVGVGVPAGK, encoded by the coding sequence ATGGGTTTCCTGACCGGCAAGAAGCTGCTCATCACGGGCGTCATCTCCAACCGTTCCATCGCTTACGGCATTGCCGAAGCGTGCCGTCGCGAAGGCGCAGAACTTGCTTTCACGTACGTCGGGGAACGCTTCCGCGATCGCGTGGCGGCCTTTGCCGAAGAGTTCGGGAGCTCGATTTGCCTGCCCATGGACGTGAGCAGCGATGAAGAAATCGCCGCCGTTGCCGAAGAGCTGAAGAACCGCTGGGGCGGTCTCGACGGCGTGGTGCACTCGATCGGCTTCGCGCCCCGCGAAGCGATTGCGGGCGACTTCCTCGACGGTCTCTCTCGCGACGCCTTCAAGACGGCCATGGATATTTCCGCCTACTCCTTCCCGGCTCTTGCGAAAGCCTGCCTTCCCCTGATGGAAGGCCGCAACGCCTCGGTGCTGACGCTCACCTACCTCGGCAGCGAACGCGTCGTTCCGAACTACAACACGATGGGTCTGGCGAAGGCCGCCCTTGAAGCTTCGACCCGCTACCTCGCTTCAAGCCTCGGTCCCAAGGGCATCCGCGCGAACGCCATTTCCGCCGGTCCCATCAAAACGCTGGCCGCCTCGGGCATTCAGGACTTCTCGAAGCTCCTGCACATCATGGAAGAAACGGCGCCGCTCGGCCGCACCGTGACCATCCAGGAAGTCGGCAACACGGCCGCCTTCCTTCTCTCCGATCTCGCGAGCGGCATCACGGGCGACATCATCTACGTCGATGCGGGCTTCCACGCGGTCGGCGTCGGCGTGCCCGCCGGCAAGTAA
- a CDS encoding glycosyltransferase family 9 protein codes for MTASRPLRVLIVSTRYLGDCLLAASLVNPIRERYPDAEVDVLTFHRNCGILEGVPGIRRVIGVEERPKKWRQFLDMSAMWNTYDWAIITQQSTRTILYGYFAARRQVVYASANDHRGWWKQKLVTHKVNPYPGHWLDQAEALLEPVLGGRYHIDPSCPDAELPEAFRIRDPYVVFQVCSRYEDKEWSTAGWRALIEKLNARGLCAVIVGGGSAAELERIGRVTEGFAEANVCVAAGKLSFGQTARLIRGARAFVGVDTATSHVAGATGVPVVALFGPTNVTVWGPSPKEGRQGGYASDKPRLVQGNVTILRHPDYLGCHACDRHRCPKNVPDTLGRCMQDLAWQDVWAELEKNL; via the coding sequence ATGACGGCTTCACGTCCCCTGCGCGTTCTCATTGTCTCCACCCGCTATCTCGGCGACTGCCTGCTTGCGGCCTCGCTCGTCAACCCCATTCGGGAGCGTTACCCCGATGCCGAGGTCGACGTTCTGACGTTTCACCGCAACTGCGGGATCCTGGAAGGGGTGCCCGGCATTCGACGCGTCATCGGCGTCGAAGAGCGCCCCAAAAAGTGGCGTCAGTTCCTCGACATGTCCGCGATGTGGAATACGTACGACTGGGCGATCATCACCCAGCAGAGCACCCGCACGATTCTCTACGGGTATTTCGCGGCACGGCGTCAGGTGGTCTATGCGTCGGCGAACGACCATCGGGGGTGGTGGAAGCAAAAGCTCGTCACGCACAAGGTGAATCCGTACCCGGGGCACTGGCTGGATCAGGCCGAAGCGCTTCTGGAGCCCGTGCTCGGCGGACGGTACCACATCGATCCGTCGTGCCCGGACGCGGAACTCCCCGAAGCTTTCCGCATTCGCGACCCGTACGTTGTGTTCCAGGTGTGCTCGCGTTACGAAGACAAAGAATGGTCGACGGCGGGTTGGCGCGCGTTGATCGAAAAGCTCAACGCGCGGGGCTTGTGCGCCGTGATCGTGGGCGGCGGATCCGCCGCCGAACTCGAGCGCATCGGTCGCGTCACGGAGGGCTTTGCGGAAGCGAATGTGTGTGTGGCCGCCGGGAAGCTTTCCTTCGGTCAGACCGCCCGTCTGATCCGAGGCGCCCGCGCATTCGTCGGCGTGGATACGGCGACCTCGCACGTGGCGGGCGCCACGGGCGTTCCCGTCGTCGCGCTTTTCGGCCCGACGAATGTCACCGTCTGGGGCCCTTCGCCCAAGGAAGGGCGTCAAGGGGGTTATGCGTCCGACAAGCCCCGGCTCGTCCAGGGCAACGTTACGATTCTTCGCCACCCCGACTATCTCGGTTGCCACGCGTGCGACCGACACCGTTGCCCGAAGAACGTCCCCGACACGCTCGGGCGTTGCATGCAGGACCTGGCCTGGCAGGATGTTTGGGCCGAACTTGAAAAGAACCTTTGA
- a CDS encoding NAD(+)/NADH kinase, whose amino-acid sequence MLLYKTIGLCVKPTNDDLSYQLERITALLKSLGCDVLYEERAAEYLKTTNFCTREELGERCDLIIVLGGDGTMLSVARSLSRFGKPVIGINAGRLGFITDLCQEDIGARLPEMLAGQSICDERPLLEGIVLRNGKEIYRQLAVNDIGISHGRAGGMVDFLVYVNNQQMCCQSADGVICSTATGSTAYSLAAGGPILHPSLEGMILVPVAPHTLSNRPIVLPLKSQIQIELLDARDAVAYFDMQEFCDMLPGDRLIIRQAEHRVTILHPIGYDYYKLLRQKLKWNFMPKAG is encoded by the coding sequence GTGCTGCTCTACAAAACGATCGGACTTTGCGTCAAACCGACGAACGACGACCTCTCCTATCAACTCGAGCGCATCACCGCGCTTTTGAAGTCGCTCGGCTGCGACGTTCTCTATGAAGAACGAGCCGCGGAGTACCTCAAGACGACGAACTTTTGCACGCGTGAGGAATTGGGCGAGAGGTGTGATCTCATCATCGTTTTGGGGGGTGACGGCACCATGCTGAGCGTCGCCCGCAGCCTCTCCCGCTTCGGCAAGCCCGTTATCGGGATCAACGCGGGACGCCTCGGCTTCATTACCGACCTGTGCCAGGAGGATATCGGCGCGCGCCTTCCCGAAATGCTCGCGGGGCAGAGCATCTGTGACGAACGTCCCTTGCTCGAAGGGATCGTCCTGCGTAACGGTAAAGAAATCTACCGCCAGCTCGCCGTGAACGACATCGGCATCAGCCACGGTCGTGCGGGCGGCATGGTCGACTTCCTCGTCTATGTCAACAATCAGCAGATGTGCTGTCAGTCCGCCGACGGCGTCATTTGTTCGACGGCTACGGGTTCCACTGCGTATTCGCTTGCCGCGGGCGGCCCGATTTTGCACCCGTCGCTCGAAGGCATGATTCTGGTGCCCGTGGCGCCGCACACGCTCTCGAACCGTCCGATCGTTCTGCCGCTCAAGTCGCAGATCCAAATCGAACTGCTCGACGCCCGCGACGCCGTGGCGTACTTCGACATGCAGGAGTTCTGCGACATGCTGCCCGGCGACCGCCTGATCATTCGCCAGGCCGAGCACCGGGTCACGATTCTGCACCCGATCGGGTACGACTACTACAAGCTCCTTCGGCAGAAGTTGAAGTGGAACTTCATGCCGAAGGCGGGTTGA
- a CDS encoding glycosyltransferase family 9 protein, with protein sequence MSTKVLCRLPNHVGDCCMALPALRLLEASGFTPVLTGKRWAEDLFAGMGWRFDPIEGHVTEDFRRIRRLADLAGGSPLGLLFPNSFSSALLFRIGGIRSAGLATDGRSFLLDKAIPEPSKMHEVERFFYTTAEAVKAWGKTPAWEKAPEELGLRVLSRHKAAAHNLIEKFGIPERFALIAPIARGTHHGQNKCWPHFDELCVYLKSRDVAPIIFPSPHEIDEAKAACPNGIVLEPTTLGNYAALAQLARVVVANDSGISHIAAAVSAPQITVVGVTDLKRTAPWNTRAAVCGEMGHWPTLDEVRSRLDTLID encoded by the coding sequence ATGTCGACCAAAGTTCTCTGTCGTCTGCCCAATCACGTCGGCGACTGTTGCATGGCTCTTCCTGCCCTGCGCCTTCTTGAAGCGAGCGGCTTCACGCCTGTTCTGACGGGGAAGCGCTGGGCCGAAGATCTCTTTGCGGGCATGGGTTGGCGGTTCGACCCCATCGAAGGTCACGTGACGGAAGACTTCCGACGCATTCGGCGCCTCGCCGATCTTGCGGGCGGTTCCCCGCTCGGGTTGCTCTTCCCGAATTCCTTCAGCTCCGCGCTGCTCTTTCGCATCGGCGGGATCCGTAGCGCGGGTCTTGCGACGGACGGCCGCTCGTTCCTGCTTGATAAAGCGATCCCCGAGCCCTCGAAAATGCACGAGGTCGAGCGCTTTTTCTACACGACCGCCGAAGCCGTGAAGGCTTGGGGGAAGACCCCCGCGTGGGAAAAGGCTCCGGAAGAGCTCGGCCTTCGGGTGCTCAGCCGACACAAGGCGGCCGCCCACAATCTGATTGAGAAGTTCGGGATCCCCGAGCGCTTCGCGCTGATTGCGCCGATCGCCCGCGGAACGCATCACGGCCAGAACAAGTGCTGGCCGCACTTCGACGAGCTGTGCGTCTATCTGAAGTCGCGCGACGTCGCCCCGATCATCTTCCCCTCGCCCCATGAAATCGACGAGGCGAAGGCCGCGTGCCCCAACGGCATCGTGCTCGAACCGACGACCCTCGGCAACTACGCGGCGCTCGCGCAGCTTGCCCGCGTCGTCGTTGCGAACGACTCGGGCATCAGCCACATCGCCGCCGCGGTTTCGGCGCCTCAGATCACCGTGGTGGGCGTAACCGACCTCAAACGCACGGCGCCGTGGAACACCCGCGCCGCGGTGTGCGGCGAAATGGGCCATTGGCCGACTCTCGACGAGGTTCGGAGCCGGCTCGACACGCTGATCGACTGA
- the msbA gene encoding lipid A export permease/ATP-binding protein MsbA produces MARFPVLSNPYLMRLFRYLPPYKWYIAGAAAAMAAGGGASSLIALILGKLTDMGFYQQDPIVAVLAPIALIGVAALNGGSQYLSSYLLVRVSQSIMLEIRTLMFERISHWSDELFFKYRCSEVQAKFINEASTALSRAASVMTTMIRDSIQIVCLIGVLIYHNWKLTLVTFVVAPLLAAVLRWVSKRMKKLTSQTQQTFGQLLGTIQESYQGERVVKIYDGYDYERDRFRAVNEKLKDLTLRTQRVEAAGTPLTQLIAMSGVSVVVVYALAQAQSGALTIGEFTTFLSAMLLLMPPIRHLSSLNGTTAAMTAAAESLFAMIDEEPEKDPGEKTLEDYRGAVRFENVCFAYPNTDKPAVKNFNLDVKPGEMIALVGSSGSGKSTLINLIPRFWAATSGDIYFDGVPQSELTLASLRRQIGLVSQEVTIFDDTIAGNIAYGCRDKVTREDIERAAEAAALTDFIATLPQGLDTPVGANGSMLSGGQRQRISIARAFLKNAPILLLDEATSALDTESERHIQKSLDSLLKGRTAFVVAHRLSTIVNADRIVVMREGEIVEIGTHEELLEKKGVYEHLYSIQFKNHL; encoded by the coding sequence ATGGCCCGCTTCCCCGTTCTCTCCAACCCCTATTTGATGCGCCTTTTCCGCTACCTGCCGCCCTACAAGTGGTATATCGCCGGAGCGGCGGCGGCCATGGCCGCCGGGGGCGGCGCCTCGTCGCTCATCGCCCTCATTCTGGGCAAGCTCACCGACATGGGCTTTTACCAACAGGATCCGATCGTGGCCGTCCTCGCACCGATCGCCCTGATCGGGGTGGCGGCTTTGAACGGCGGCTCGCAGTACCTGAGCTCGTACCTCCTCGTGCGCGTCTCGCAGAGCATCATGCTCGAAATCCGCACGCTCATGTTCGAGCGCATCTCGCACTGGAGCGACGAGCTCTTTTTCAAATACCGTTGTTCGGAAGTTCAGGCGAAATTCATCAACGAAGCGTCTACGGCGCTGAGCCGTGCGGCGAGCGTGATGACGACCATGATCCGAGACTCGATTCAGATCGTCTGCTTGATCGGCGTTTTGATTTACCACAATTGGAAGCTCACGCTGGTCACCTTCGTGGTGGCGCCGCTTCTCGCCGCGGTGCTTCGCTGGGTCAGCAAGCGCATGAAGAAGCTCACTTCGCAAACGCAGCAAACGTTCGGGCAGCTTCTCGGCACCATTCAGGAGAGCTACCAGGGCGAACGCGTCGTGAAGATTTACGACGGGTACGACTACGAGCGCGACCGCTTCCGCGCGGTCAACGAAAAGCTCAAGGATCTGACGCTTCGCACGCAGCGCGTCGAGGCGGCGGGTACGCCCTTGACGCAGTTGATTGCCATGTCGGGCGTCTCCGTCGTGGTGGTGTATGCGCTGGCGCAGGCGCAAAGCGGCGCTTTGACGATCGGCGAATTCACGACCTTCCTCTCGGCCATGTTGCTCCTGATGCCGCCCATTCGTCATCTCTCGAGCCTCAACGGGACGACGGCCGCGATGACGGCCGCCGCGGAAAGCCTTTTTGCCATGATCGACGAGGAGCCCGAGAAGGATCCCGGCGAAAAGACGCTCGAGGACTACCGCGGGGCGGTGCGCTTCGAAAACGTGTGCTTTGCCTATCCGAACACCGACAAGCCGGCCGTCAAGAATTTCAACCTCGACGTGAAGCCGGGCGAGATGATTGCGCTCGTCGGTTCGTCGGGCTCGGGCAAGTCGACGCTCATCAATCTGATTCCCCGTTTCTGGGCGGCCACGTCGGGCGACATTTATTTCGACGGCGTGCCGCAGAGCGAACTCACGCTCGCGAGTCTTCGTCGACAGATCGGTCTCGTCAGCCAGGAAGTGACGATCTTTGATGACACGATCGCCGGGAACATCGCTTACGGGTGCCGCGACAAGGTGACGCGCGAAGACATCGAGCGCGCTGCGGAAGCGGCCGCTTTGACGGACTTCATCGCGACGCTCCCCCAGGGACTCGATACGCCCGTCGGCGCGAACGGCTCCATGCTCTCGGGCGGGCAGCGTCAGCGCATTTCGATCGCGCGCGCGTTTCTCAAGAACGCGCCCATCCTGCTTCTCGACGAAGCAACGAGCGCGCTCGACACCGAAAGCGAACGCCACATCCAGAAGTCGCTCGACTCGCTCCTCAAGGGGCGTACGGCCTTCGTCGTCGCGCATCGACTTTCGACCATCGTCAACGCAGACCGCATCGTCGTGATGCGCGAGGGTGAGATCGTCGAAATCGGCACTCACGAAGAGCTTCTGGAAAAGAAGGGCGTCTACGAGCACCTCTACAGTATCCAGTTCAAGAACCACCTCTGA